A portion of the Fulvia fulva chromosome 1, complete sequence genome contains these proteins:
- a CDS encoding Ribose-phosphate pyrophosphokinase 2 — translation MKLNISFPANGSQKLVEIDDERKLRVFMDRRMGQEVPGDSVGDEFKGYIFKITGGNDKQGFPMKQGVMHPTRVRLLLSEGHSCYRPRRTGERKRKSVRGCIVGMDLSVLALAIVKQGEQDIPGVTDTVHPKRLGPKRATKIRRFFGLSKEDDVRKFVIRREVQPKEGKEGAKPYTKAPRIQRLVTPQRLQHKRHRIALKRRRAEASKDAANEYAQVLHKRVNEEKAKQAEMRKRRASSMRNHGQLAKQVADRLGIELAKIMVLQYSNNESSISIGESVRDEDVFILQSTEPGNINDHIMELLILINACRTASARRITAVLPNFPYARQDKKDKSRAPITAKLMANMLQTAGCSHVITMDLHASQIQGFFNVPVDNLYAEPSTLRWIRENLVVQDCVIVSPDAGGAKRATSIADGLDLGFALIHKERARPNEVSRMTLVGDVKGKIAIIVDDMADTCGTLVKAADVVIEHGAKEAIAIVTHGILSGDAISKLNNSKLRKLVVTNTVPHEEKKKLCDRIETIDISPTLAEACRRTHNGESVSFLFKHAPLD, via the exons ATGAAGCTCAACATCTCCTTCCCCGCGAACGGCTCGCAAAAGCTCGTCGAAATCGATGATGAGCGCAAGCTCCGCGTATTCATGGACCGCCGCATGGGCCAGGAGGTTCCAGGTGACAGCGTTGGCGACGAGTTCAAGGGCTACATCTTCAAGATCACCGGCGGCAACGACAAGCAGGGTTTCCCAATGAAGCAGGGTGTCATGCACCCAACTCGTGTCCGCCTGCTTCTGTCTGAGGGCCACAGCTGCTACCGTCCACGTCGCACTGGTGAGCGCAAGAGGAAGTCTGTTCGTGGCTGCATTGTCGGCATGGACCTGTCTGTCCTCGCTCTTGCCATTGTCAAGCAGGGCGAGCAGGACATTCCAGGCGTAACGGATACCGTACACCCCAAGCGTTTGGGTCCAAAGCGCGCGACCAAGATCCGCCGCTTCTTCGGTCTCAGCAAGGAAGACGAC GTCCGCAAGTTCGTCATCCGCCGTGAGGTTCAGCCAAAGGAGGGCAAGGAGGGCGCGAAGCCATACACCAAGGCCCCACGCATCCAGCGTCTGGTCACTCCACAGCGCCTCCAGCACAAGCGCCACCGCATCGCACTCAAGCGCCGCCGCGCAGAAGCATCCAAGGATGCCGCC AACGAGTATGCCCAGGTCCTCCACAAGCGTGTCAACGAGGAGAAGGCCAAGCAGGCCGAGATGAGGAAGCGCCGCGCTTCCAGCATGCGCAA TCATGGCCAGCTCGCGAAGCAGGTCGCTGATCG ACTCGGTATTGAGCTAGCCAAGATTATGGTCCTGCAGTACTCGAACAATGAGTCCAGCATATCGATCGGAGAGTCTGTCCGCGACGAAGATG TCTTCATATTACAGTCCACCGAGCCAGGCAACATCAACGACCACATCATGGAGCTCCTCATCCTCATCAACGCTTGCCGAACAGCCTCCGCTCGTCGCATCACCGCCGTACTACCGAACTTCCCCTACGCCAGACAAGACAAGAAGGATAAGAGTAGGGCTCCTATTACCGCAAAGTTGATGGCGAATATGCTGCAGACGGCGGGCTGCAGCCACGTCATCACCATGGACCTCCACGCAAGTCAGATCCAAGGCTTCTTCAACGTGCCAGTGGACAACCTCTACGCCGAGCCTTCGACTCTCAGATGGATCCGGGAGAACCTTGTAGTCCAAGACTGTGTCATCGTCTCCCCAGATGCTGGAGGAGCGAAAAGAGCTACGAGCATAGCAGACGGTCTGGATCTAGGCTTTGCCCTCATCCACAAGGAGCGTGCCAGGCCCAACGAGGTCTCGCGCATGACTCTGGTCGGAGACGTCAAGGGGAAGATTGCCATTATCGTGGACGACATGGCAGATACCTGCGGTACCTTGGTCAAGGCCGCAGATGTGGTTATAGAGCACGGTGCGAAGGAGGCCATTGCGATAGTGACGCACGGTATCCTCAGCGGTGACGCTATCTCCAAGCTGAACAACAGCAAGTTGAGGAAGCTGGTGGTGACGAACACAGTGCCGCAtgaggagaagaagaagctcTGCGATCGCATTGAGACGATTGACATCAGTCCAACT CTCGCCGAGGCATGTCGCCGAACGCACAATGGAGAGAGTGTTAGTTTCCTCTTCAAGCATGCGCCCCTGGATTGA
- a CDS encoding Serine/threonine-protein kinase RAD53: MDSDELTQQTQQCTQDVLDPRREGRNNSGLSTEDISDVMCIFHPGTPAAYNLANFTAQRAPQYILEDVDLSEEEPLPAEATQDLDDDQKTFILPGRGDRPIQSYDFAFRFSTKTLQPAWGITFGRNPDWCDIIVSGDVHKRVSNMHFALYMNEAGVIMLQDTSTNGTMVDDVLLKSKTGQHPTARMLNHGSVIQILSPSPEEAIKFIVRIPSRTGFTDQYLAKFDAYLARQIEAETAYRKARGDETSPLKWRTTQNAGNSALRAPIVSDQYGMHWDGGIKFNVVAQIGKGAFASVYQLATKGEGHLYAAKELEKRRFMKNGILDRKLENEMNIMRQINHKSIVAYHGYEDAPNHLYIIMEYVGRGDLQQHLAETGPLLEYTAKSMSIQVLDALDYLHKKNITHRDIKPDNILLEERQPHNFIIKLSDFGLSKVVDTNDTFLKTFCGTLLYCAPEVFPHYDGPLSKGVKRPRAPPKQHSNKQHTYSQAVDIWSYGAVLWYSLCHKPPFEGIADHTGRGMFDRIMMTPLDVSMLKKTSKSAVALLIQMLNTDPSTRPSAETCLKHEWFADQPPPVHRPQQAEVLGAIAEEPEADATAGADPDVAALSIQEKPSSQYSEVSLNSSDMNFFDPRQSKRFKLDHDENEEEELVDSSPELYDSIPIALQQNGQAQVDVQAETESKVKPKKLFGEISQSDLQHTAYGQRANTTQANYSSSVYSEHVPESEDSRGGERSSSQDNREMSPSLYGTESMVRGMNMDSAFGQTSDGVDPKTPSSFGESSDADLSQKTPAGNAPAPVAANQPPPFSRQINVPLPPSYYWKANDPSTHTIEYAEKVSGRSFAAEKMHLPRKLASPPNVARRDSASIQSNLRQDDSQRLATTNELYEASRPALGRLVTTHDSFAQITIDLNKRWTRWGRTPTNEVAFDDQMELRVPKTAFGVFWSAPELDQVPEDDDITGLPGLYCGILTFASNGVHVNGVQLDKGEPGRQRFGRLHTGDIIDIWPCASNKKDRLRFKCEFYAGAGKHRRTKDGPKFKVEREGRSRSTSQSTQDKKEAAAAGAANAQTGEEEKDDDELFPYQDEAIFGDCESEIVDSF; the protein is encoded by the coding sequence ATGGACAGCGATGAGCTTACACAGCAGACACAACAATGCACTCAAGATGTCCTCGATCCACGCCGCGAAGGAAGGAACAACTCCGGTCTCTCGACCGAAGACATCTCGGATGTCATGTGCATCTTTCACCCTGGCACACCGGCAGCCTACAACTTAGCCAACTTCACAGCTCAACGTGCGCCGCAGTACATCTTGGAGGATGTCGACCTGAGTGAAGAGGAGCCGCTTCCTGCTGAAGCCACTCAGGACTTGGACGATGATCAAAAGACGTTTATTCTACCTGGAAGAGGAGATCGACCCATTCAGTCCTATGATTTCGCGTTTCGTTTCTCCACCAAGACACTCCAACCTGCCTGGGGCATCACCTTTGGGCGCAATCCAGACTGGTGTGACATTATCGTCTCTGGCGATGTGCACAAGCGGGTCAGTAACATGCACTTCGCTCTGTACATGAATGAGGCTGGCGTGATCATGCTTCAAGACACCTCCACCAATGGCACCATGGTCGATGATGTCCTTCTAAAGAGTAAGACTGGGCAACATCCTACTGCTCGCATGCTTAACCACGGATCTGTGATTCAGATTTTGTCACCGTCTCCGGAGGAGGCTATCAAATTCATTGTTCGCATTCCATCGCGCACCGGGTTCACAGATCAGTACTTGGCGAAGTTTGATGCGTACCTCGCCAGACAGATCGAGGCAGAAACAGCATATCGCAAGGCTCGCGGTGACGAGACCTCGCCACTGAAATGGAGAACCACACAGAACGCGGGAAACAGTGCTCTTCGCGCTCCGATCGTCTCCGATCAATATGGCATGCACTGGGACGGTGGGATAAAGTTCAACGTTGTCGCACAGATCGGCAAGGGGGCCTTCGCAAGTGTATATCAGCTCGCAACCAAAGGCGAAGGTCATCTGTATGCTGCGAAGGAGTTGGAGAAGCGCAGATTCATGAAGAACGGCATCCTGGACCGGAAGCTCGAAAACGAAATGAACATCATGCGGCAAATCAATCACAAGAGTATTGTAGCATATCACGGCTACGAGGACGCTCCCAACCACCTGTACATCATCATGGAATACGTTGGCCGTGGCGATTTGCAGCAACACCTAGCTGAGACTGGTCCTCTGCTCGAGTATACTGCCAAATCCATGTCGATACAAGTCCTCGACGCTCTAGACTATCTGCACAAGAAGAACATCACACATCGTGACATCAAGCCGGACAACATCCTTCTGGAGGAGCGACAGCCGCACAACTTCATTATCAAGCTTTCGGATTTCGGCTTGTCCAAGGTCGTGGACACCAATGATACATTCTTGAAGACTTTCTGCGGAACTTTGCTGTACTGCGCTCCCGAAGTCTTTCCTCACTACGACGGTCCACTGAGCAAAGGTGTCAAGCGACCGCGAGCTCCGCCCAAGCAGCACTCAAACAAGCAGCACACTTACAGCCAAGCCGTGGATATCTGGTCGTATGGTGCAGTGCTGTGGTACTCCCTATGTCACAAGCCGCCGTTCGAGGGAATCGCCGATCACACCGGTCGCGGTATGTTCGATAGGATCATGATGACTCCACTGGACGTTTCAATGTTGAAGAAGACTTCTAAGTCAGCTGTCGCGCTGTTAATCCAGATGCTCAACACCGACCCCTCTACTCGACCGTCCGCGGAGACATGTTTAAAGCATGAATGGTTCGCCGATCAGCCGCCGCCTGTGCATCGCCCACAACAGGCTGAAGTCCTTGGTGCCATCGCAGAAGAGCCCGAGGCGGATGCTACGGCTGGTGCAGATCCCGACGTTGCCGCACTTAGTATTCAGGAGAAGCCAAGCAGCCAATACAGTGAGGTCAGCCTGAATTCATCAGACATGAATTTCTTCGACCCTCGTCAATCAAAGCGATTCAAGCTCGATCACGATGAGAACGAAGAAGAAGAGCTGGTCGACTCTAGTCCGGAGCTGTACGACTCGATTCCTATCGCTTTGCAGCAGAATGGCCAGGCCCAGGTTGACGTCCAGGCAGAGACTGAGTCGAAAGTCAAGCCGAAGAAGCTCTTCGGCGAGATAAGTCAATCTGACCTGCAGCACACGGCGTACGGACAGCGTGCGAACACGACACAAGCCAACTACAGCAGCTCTGTATACTCTGAACACGTTCCCGAGTCCGAAGACAGTCGCGGTGGCGAACGATCATCTTCACAGGATAACAGAGAGATGTCTCCTAGCCTCTACGGTACAGAATCTATGGTCCGGGGAATGAACATGGATTCAGCTTTCGGTCAGACATCTGACGGTGTCGATCCGAAAACACCTTCCAGCTTTGGGGAATCGAGCGACGCCGATCTGTCACAAAAGACCCCGGCGGGCAATGCACCAGCGCCAGTAGCTGCGAATCAGCCACCACCTTTCAGCCGACAGATCAACGTCCCATTGCCGCCTTCGTATTACTGGAAGGCGAACGATCCCTCGACGCATACCATAGAGTACGCAGAGAAAGTCAGTGGTCGCAGTTTCGCTGCCGAGAAGATGCACTTGCCTAGAAAGCTTGCGTCTCCTCCCAACGTGGCACGTCGGGACAGTGCTAGCATTCAATCTAACCTGCGACAGGATGACTCCCAAAGACTGGCTACGACGAATGAGCTCTACGAAGCATCGAGGCCTGCGCTCGGTCGGCTAGTAACGACGCATGACTCCTTCGCCCAGATCACCATAGATCTGAACAAGAGATGGACGAGATGGGGTCGCACGCCCACCAACGAAGTCGCATTCGACGACCAAATGGAGCTCCGTGTACCAAAGACGGCTTTCGGTGTGTTCTGGTCCGCACCAGAGCTTGATCAAGTACCGGAGGATGACGACATCACAGGCTTGCCTGGTCTGTACTGCGGTATACTCACTTTCGCTAGTAACGGAGTGCATGTGAACGGCGTGCAGCTAGACAAGGGAGAACCTGGCAGACAACGATTCGGTCGACTGCATACTGGAGACATCATCGACATCTGGCCATGTGCCAGTAACAAGAAAGATCGCCTCAGATTCAAATGCGAATTCTACGCTGGGGCGGGCAAGCACCGCCGCACAAAGGATGGGCCAAAGTTCAAAGTGGAGAGGGAAGGACGCAGTCGGTCTACCTCCCAGTCTACTCAAGACAAGAAGGAGGCGGCAGCTGCCGGAGCTGCTAATGCGCAGACCGGTGAGGAGGAGAAGGATGACGATGAACTGTTTCCATACCAAGATGAGGCTATCTTCGGAGACTGCGAGTCTGAGATAGTGGACTCTTTTTGA
- a CDS encoding Subtilisin-like protease 2: MDQIMKLSIFASLLLSIPALSAPAVTTVTTIQTVTASARAATSQTSHESGGDEHIVIVNKDAPITPQVAEVLQRLELHENHPDVRHVFNNSAFQGFAASMKSHCLDLLANMSDVSTVEKAVTISRGSITSPDSRPNAPWGLQRISTASSVHGNAQAMDYTYSYSDTALGDGADIYILDTGIYTDHNVFSGRASMLWSFDNNMQDLDGHGTHVSGTAAGDILGVASNAKLYGIKTLDADGGGWSSNVVAGIDYVIQRHDARKRSGDNFAGSVISMSLASSGPVTSINQAVEAAISAGIHTCVAAGNAGTDACSSSPASSGGTHGGAITVGAVDINASPASFSNYGECVDLYAPGVDVVSSWIGGKNMVNSLSGTSMATPHVTGIIAYAMANRTLAGSPGLMKEWVRMVALPQGDGVLLANNGISAPGGLGLVRRREGGGVRVEFEMSKTKVSVAGVRHEERSGSGRESSTRCTRSGGSWLCNAKRSLAHLAGLLNE; encoded by the coding sequence ATGGATCAAATCATGAAGCTCTCAATCTTTGCCAGTCTACTGCTCAGCATACCAGCGTTATCGGCTCCCGCCGTGACTACTGTCACGACCATCCAAACAGTCACAGCCTCTGCTCGGGCAGCCACTTCGCAGACTAGCCACGAATCTGGAGGCGACGAACATATCGTTATTGTCAACAAGGACGCTCCAATCACACCTCAAGTCGCTGAGGTACTGCAACGCTTGGAGCTCCACGAGAACCACCCCGACGTACGCCATGTCTTCAACAACAGCGCATTCCAAGGCTTTGCCGCCTCAATGAAGTCCCACTGCCTTGACCTCCTAGCCAACATGTCCGACGTCTCCACCGTCGAAAAAGCCGTAACAATCAGCCGCGGCAGCATCACCTCCCCCGACTCACGCCCCAACGCCCCCTGGGGCCTCCAACGAATCTCCACCGCCTCAAGCGTCCACGGCAACGCCCAAGCAATGGACTACACCTACTCCTACTCCGACACGGCCCTAGGCGACGGCGCTGACATCTACATCCTCGACACAGGCATCTACACCGACCATAACGTCTTCAGCGGCCGCGCCTCCATGCTCTGGTCCTTCGACAACAACATGCAAGACCTCGACGGCCACGGCACTCACGTCTCCGGCACAGCAGCCGGCGACATCCTCGGCGTAGCCTCCAACGCGAAACTGTACGGCATCAAAACTCTCGACGCCGACGGCGGCGGCTGGTCCAGCAACGTCGTCGCCGGAATCGACTACGTAATCCAACGCCACGACGCTCGCAAACGCTCAGGCGACAACTTCGCCGGCTCAGTAATCTCCATGTCCCTCGCCTCCAGCGGCCCCGTCACCTCCATAAACCAAGCCGTCGAAGCCGCCATCTCCGCCGGAATCCACACCTGCGTAGCAGCCGGCAACGCTGGCACCGACGCCTGCAGCTCCTCGCCCGCCTCCTCCGGCGGCACGCACGGCGGTGCCATCACCGTCGGCGCCGTGGACATCAACGCTTCTCCGGCTTCCTTCTCCAACTACGGCGAATGCGTAGACCTCTACGCGCCCGGTGTCGACGTGGTAAGTTCATGGATCGGCGGGAAGAATATGGTGAATTCACTGAGTGGGACGAGTATGGCGACGCCGCATGTTACGGGGATTATTGCGTATGCTATGGCGAATAGGACGTTGGCGGGGAGTCCGGGGCTTATGAAGGAGTGGGTGAGGATGGTTGCGTTGCCGCAGGGGGATGGGGTGTTGTTGGCGAATAATGGGATTTCGGCGCCGGGGGGGTTGGGGCTTGTGAGGAGGAGGGAAGGTGGTGGGGTGAGGGTTGAGTTTGAGATGTCGAAGACGAAGGTTTCGGTTGCTGGTGTCAGGCATGAGGAGAGATCGGGTTCTGGGCGTGAGTCGTCGACGAGGTGCACAAGGAGCGGTGGGTCATGGCTTTGCAATGCAAAAAGGAGTCTGGCACATCTTGCAGGATTGCTCAACGAGTAA
- a CDS encoding Transport protein particle subunit trs23 produces the protein MVVFALLIINKAGGLIYNRTFAPGLQKLDSNDYLILAGTFHGIHAISRSINPAPSAPQPPGNRKPPTTGIESLESSHFRLTCYQTPTGVKFLLFTSPEQPNTELVIRRCYEIYGNFVMKNPFYSMEMPIRVEKFDRALGGYLVRPS, from the exons ATGGTTGTATTTGCACTTCTGATCATCAACAAGGCCG GAGGCTTAATCTACAACCGGACATTTGCGCCAGGCCTCCAAAAGCTCGACTCCAACGACTACCTGATCCTGGCAGGAACATTCCATGGTATTCACGCCATCTCCCGGAGCATCAATCCGGCCCCGTCAGCGCCACAGCCACCGGGAAACAGGAAACCACCAACGACCGGCATCGAGAGTCTCGAAAGCAGCCATTTCAGGTTGACATGTTATCAAACGCCCACTGGTGTCAAGTTTCTACTATTCACCAGCCCAGAGCAGCCAAACACAGAACTCGTCATTCGACGTTGCTACGAAATCTATGGCAACTTCGTGATGAAGAATCCCTTCTACAGCATGGAGATGCCCATTCGTGTCGAGAAGTTTGATCGAGCGCTTGGCGGGTATCTGGTCCGGCCGTCGTGA